ggagcaagacggaatacctatgtgtgaatgagagggaggacagtgggatggtgaggatgcaaggagtggaggtgatgaaggtgtacgagtttaaatactttaggtcaactgtccaaagtaacggggagtgcagaagagaggtgaaggagagagtgcaggcagggtggagtgggtggagaagaggggcaggagtgatgtgtgacagaagggtaccagcaagagttaaagggaaggtttacaagatggttgtgagaccagctatgttatatggtttggagacagtggcactgatgaaaagacaggaggaggagctggaggtggcagagatgaagatgataagattttcattgggagtgatgaagaaggacaggattaggaacgattatattagagggaccactcaggttggacggtttggagacttttgctgggtatattgggagaaggatactgaatatggagctgccagggaagaggagaagaggaaggccaaagaggaggtttatggatgtggtgagggaggacatgcaggtggctggtgtgacagaggaagatgcagaagacaagaagagatggaaacggatgatccgctgtggcgccccctaacgggagcggccgaaagtagtagtagtagtagtagtatacacAACAAACTGAGACCTCTGGCACTCAACACACCACTTAAAtccagtggtggaatgtaactaagtacatttactcaagtactgtacaaATTCGAGGTACTTGTGCTTTACTTGAGTGCAGAGATGGACTGGgactaaaacaaaaaaacagccctGGACTTTGTCCCAAATAGGCCCACCACAACCAGCATGCGTACACACAGCCCCTGCCATACTATCTCACAATACCACACCAGTCGAGGTATCACATTCACAACAGTAAGTAACATCACAATACAAGTGATTATGATTGGAGGCTGTTTCTTATTGTAAGCTATTTTGGGACAGCTGCTTCCAACAGCAGTGTTGGCCCTAGCACCTGTGTGGCACCTGTGAGGCACCTGTGAGGCACCTGTGGGGCACCTGTGAGGCACCTGTGTGGCACCTGTGAGGCACCTGTGTGGCACCTGTGAGGCACCTGTGTGGTACCCGAGGGGTCTACATTTCCGCCTGTATCGGAGGCTGGAATGAGACATCTCAGGAAGGAGCGACAGTGGGCGAAGGTGTTGGCGAGTATCCCGGAAGCACGAAAACAGAGCAGCAGCCATTGGGGCGGAGGCAAGGCCAAAAGCCTCGTCGATGTTTTGGCCTTTTTAAGGAAAGTTGTGTGTGAATGAACGAGCGAGAGTTAGTTAATAAGGACGTGACAGGCAATATTCTGATGTTGGCGATGTAATCAACGTTAATGACGACTTGACATTCTGGTTAATGTTAGAGGAGCTGGAATGGCGCACTTTTTTGGCACCAGCtacagctagctagcttgtaGAGCTACATGTTTGAAGATTTCCATTGATTAGTGTGCTTTACGCTTTATTAAATCAACAATTACAGATCTAATATTTAAGGCTAACACGATGCCCCTGACACTTCAAATATGAATGGAAGTTGAAACATGCTGGCTGCTCTGTAATCACAACAGGAGCTCAACATCTTAGCTAACCGTGACCCACAACTTATTAAGCACAGAAGGAAAAGGTATTGAATCACCGGGACGTTTACGTCACATAAATGGCTGCAATTTGCTTTAGCCAGTAAAtactatccacacacacacacacacacacacccacccagagTTATTCAAGTATGGAGTTTGTGCCTGAGGGTATTAAGTTGCTCCATGTTGATGCTGCTGCCACCACACACTATCACCACAAGGGCGCCCAAAGGAGTCTTCAGTTGACCTGAGAGGAAACATGCAAATAACGCTCGCATCAAAACACTGCAGTTTGCTGCTGTTTCAGCAACAAACAACAAAAGCTGCGTAACATCAGTACCATTATAACAACAATCATAGTCCCAAAACTACTCACTCTACTCTGAGTGAGGTTCTGAACACCTACAGGAGCAGCTAGACTTCTGGAGACGGAGCCtctgcgggggggtgggggggggtctggccACAGTGCATGGCGGCACAATTATTGAAAACCAAAGTCACACATCTCTGCACAGAATCCCAGGTGATGAGGGTAAATTCCAGTTTTAattctagtttgtttttttttctgtctcgcAGCCACATGACCGGAACGCATCTCTCAGTCTTCCAAGAACGCTCCGGCGTTCCGCCGGGCGACATGCCGAACCTCCGACTGATTGCCAAAGCTTGAATGAAAGCGGTCGTGCAACAGGACGACAATCGATTGCACACTGACAAATCTGGAATTGGGGGGAAAAGAGATGGAATTAAATAATGGGagtgagggggcgtccgggtggcgtggcggtctattccgtcgcctaccgacacggggctcgccggatcgaatccccgtgttgcctccggctcggtcgggcgtccccacagacacaattggccgtatctgcaggtgggaagccggatgtgtgtgtgtgtgtcctggtcgctgcactagcgcctcctctggttggtcggggtgcctgttcaggtggcagggggaactgggggggggggatagcgtgatcctcccacgtgctacgtccccctggtgaaactcctcactgccaggtgaaaagaagcggctggcgactccacatgtatgggaggagacatgcggtagtctgcagccctccccggatcggcagagggggtggagcagagaccgggacggctcgggaagagtggggtgattggccgggtacaaaacACTTAATAATTGGAGTAAGTGAAGTCAGGAACGCAACTCTGCCGAGGTGTTGTGACGAGACCCGTTGCTTTGCATCCACAGACGCCCGCTAACGTCGGTGAAACGAAGCAGGGTTGCAGAATTCCTCAGATGCTGCAGATGCTGAAGGACTGAGAGGTCCAGGGAGGGAACCCATGTGTCAAGCTACTGCTGCCAGACCTGATTCTACAAGTCCCCAACCCACAGGGTGTAGTAGGACGTTTGTTTCTCCATTAGCTTTAAATAACGACGGCTATTACTCGTAGTTACCTTCTTGCTGCAGCCTGCATATGACTCCGCTGTAGACGGCAGCGAGGGCTGCTCCACACGCTAACTCCACCAGCACACGCTCCTCATCTGGggaagacgcacacacacacacacacacacacacacacacacacacacacacacacacacagtgcacaaaGATGAGCCTGTTGTGCATTTTCATTTATTAAGAGAGACAAAAACATAGCCAACATGAAGGACagtacattatacacacacacacacacatatatatatacacacacacacacacacacacacacacacacagtgcacaaaGATGAGCCTGTTGTGCATTTTCATTTATTAAGAGAGACAAAAACATACCCAACATGAAGGACagtacattatacacacacacacacacacacacagacacacatatatatatatatatacacacacacacacacacacacacacagtgcacaaaGATGAGCCTGTTGTGCATTTTCATTTATTAGAGACAAAAACATACCCAACATGAAGGACagtacattatacacacacacacacacacacacacacacacatatatatacacacacacagacacacacacacacactgtgccctCACCTAGGAAGGTCTCCACAGCCTGCAGGGCCTGCCGGTCCGTGACCAGCTCAGATATGATGGGCGGCGCACCGGACTGGCTGTATTCAAACGCTGTCTTGCAGACGCTCTTGGCTCCCAGACACTTCGCCTCGCTACGGAAAGAGAAAGGGGCGGGTGGTGACGTCATCACTATGCGTCCACTCGAACGCCGTGTGTGTCAGAAAGCATGTTTCTCCGAAGAACAAAATAAATTAACACAACAGGACCATCGTAGGTGTCGAGTGAGGGCGGAGAGAAGGGCGAGCGGGAAAGAAAGACTTTTAAACGGGGCGTTTCAAACTTTTTCACGTCGGTTTTGTTTCCATCCGCCGTCGGCTGCGGCGAAAAGATCACATAAGTCCGCTCCCTCGCGACTCATTAAAGCCCCTCCTTCTGAGAGCGTAGCACGCGGAGTCCGACACGTGCCACCGGACCCTACCGAGGTGCCTCTGAGCACTTCAGTAACCCCGCTGAGAAAACCCAAGGCAAGTCGAACCGGTTCGAATCTGGAACCGCGCAAGCGCGCACGTCTTCTTCGTGCAGTTTACTGGCGGTTGGCAAACGACGATTTGGTGCACTACCGCCACCTACTGGAATGGAATTTatcacaatgtaaaaaaaaaaaaaaaaaaacacgtcttCTCAGTTTCTCGGCTTTCTGGGAGGGACTAACAACCTCTCCCAGCAGCAGCggctgctgcacaccttctccagaCACCACCACAACACCCAGACACGTCCTCGCTGCATCTACAATCATGTCAGTCCTCTCAGATCTTCCTTCTACTCCAGCAGTTACAGTTAATCACCGCTGCCACAAAGGCCACAAACTTCATCCggtccttacaaaagcaaaactcagcacACCTCCTGACCGACTCGGCCTCCTTAGCTTCTTGTGTCACGCCATCCTCATTGTTGCTCTCCATCCTTTCAGGAGCTTCAGCATACCGCAATCCCATTTCGGCTCTAATCTTATTGAATTTCTCTCCCTTAGTTCgttttggacactgtgctgaccccgtATCACGAGTTCCCTACGCTGCACATACGACAGGAAGTTACACGTTTACGTCAGTCAGCAGTGATCGGTCCACCACAGAAGATAGGCACAACTTCCTCTGTCATGGACCGACCAGAGGGAAGCGCTGCTTGGTCCAACAAAAGTACTACATTAACCCAAGATAGTAATGGACATGTATTTAGCCGGTGAATGTCCCGCCAGATAAGGcagaacttcttcttcttctgtggacTGACCACGGAGAAGGGTTAACGATAGTCAACCAGCGAGAGGCTGCAATCGAGCAGCTCGAGGAAATCTTCGAGACTGCCACTTAAAAGTCTTAAATTCCCACCTGGTGATGTCGTCCAGGGTGACCACCCTCCCTGCCTTCACTGCGGCGTTGAAGCAGTCTGCTCCCACTGTCTCCATGCTGACGATGGGTACGTCCGTCCACCCCAACTCCTTCAGGCCCTGGACAACGCCACACAggagtccccctccccccaccgagACCACCACAGCCCCCGGCTTCAGGTTGGGTCCCATGGAGGCTGCAATCTCCGGCATGATACCTGCATGGCCCTGCCTGTTGCATGTCCGTGtgcgtgtccgtgtgtgtgcgtgtgtgtgtgcgtgtgtgtgtgtgtgtgtgtgtaagggtgagggtggggtgggggaattGAAGGTACAGTGTTTAGTTTTTCCAAACAGAGAAAAGCGGATTATGTTCCGATCATTTCTGTTCAACGACGCCAAACTCACAACCTCAaggtttgtgttgttgtgttgtcaagTTGTTGTGTTGCACTCAAACGTCAATCAACCAcgtgtttgtgatgtgtgtgacagcccACCAGAGCAGAGGGTGGTCAAACGGAGGGACGTAGGTCAGTCCTTCCACCTCGGCCAGTCTGAGAGCTTCAGCGTTGGCATCGTCCCACACCTGTGGTGCGACACACAGCAAGAAGATAGAGGCGTGCTGCTGAGGTCCCTCCCCCTTTTactgcccaattgtatccggccaattaccccactcttccgagccgtcccggtctccgctccaccccctctgcccatccggggagggctgcagactaccacatgcctcctcccatacatgtggagtcgccagccgcttcttttcacctgacagtgaggagtttcaccagggggacgtagcacgtgggatccccctctcccccaaacaggcgcccccaccgaccagaggaggcgctagtgcagcgaccaggacacatacccacatccggcttcccacccacagacacagccaattgtgtctgtagggacgcccaaccaagcaagaggtaacacagggattcgaaccggcgatccccgtgttggtagggaacgggacagaccgctacgctacccggacgccgcggCTACCTTTTTTGTTATCCATCAAACCAAATCAATAACCGGTTTTTGATTGTGTACCTTACCTTTCCAGTGACTGTGACAGTAGCTCCCTGGGTTTGAAGTTTCTGAACCACCAgctgaggggaggaggagggaaccACGATCGTTGCTGGCAAACCCATTTTCTTGGCCACGTAGGCTGCAGCCATACCTGCATTACCACCTTAAAGACAAATCAATTACAGAATAACATATATTATGAATAAATAATATCGGAACAAAGATAAGACTGCTATAAAAACTATTTTTGGGGGCTGAAACCGTCCGGTGGTATATTGTCCACAGAAAATGGACAGTTTAGGGAGCAACACTGCTGTTGATTACAACAGCCCCTAAATATCACAATACTGTGGCggattcgggggacgacgcaaccacaggaactgccgcggccgggacgcgaacccgtatcgcccgcaccgcaggaggcatcgctaaccgctagactaaagggtcagatccgcgtgccagcggccagcgtgtctacttatccatgcacgttacactaccccgcctccttcgggaagcgcgtgcccgcgcttaagcatatcagctccttcacgcctcagggcgcatgcgcttccgatggccttacggtcgctccatcccacttctgacaccgatgtagcgaattcaaaaagtgtaacgtgcatggataagaagccacgctggccgctggctggcgggtctggccctttagcctagcggttagcgacgcctcctgcggtgcgggcgatacgggttcgcttcccggccgcggcacttcctgtggttgcgtcgtcccccgaattcgctacaatactctgCAGTATAGAGCAGATTTGAAGCGGCGATATCACCTGAGGAGCAGACGACTCCCTTCGAACGCCCAGCCATCTGCAGAGAAGAGCAGAGGAGcaaagggaggagagaggagcgtGTGAGTCAGAGAGGAGCCGCAGGCTTCTTACTTAGCAATGAGAATAGCCGCAGCGCCTTGCAGGCACACTCCTGCTTGATGCTTCGTGGGTCATAGCGGTGCTCATAGTCTCACTTGGCCTCGCGCAAGGCTTTAAAACCTGCGAACGAGGCGCCAGTGTCACGTTCAAACGACTGTTTAGCGAGCCTACCTGCTGACACAGGTGTCCGATGCCGCGGATCTTGAAGGAGCCGGAGGGCTGCGAGTTCTCCATCTTCAAGTACACGGCGGTTCCCGCGCGTCTGGACATGGAGACGCTCTCCAGCAGCGGGGTGTTGATGTGGAAATGCTCGGGCATGGTTCTGCTGGAGCCACAGGGTAGAACCGGCGTCATGAGGTTAGGCTGCAGACCAGTCCGGTATTCGTCGTTCATGGACAGACCGTGTCCAGCAAGCTGCTCGCGCAAGCCCCTATGACGCGTATGACCTTGTGCACTTCAAACTGCGAGttaacatacccccccccccccaaaccgttGTGAACATAGCTAGCATAGCTGTTATAACACAGACTTACACTATGGAACATGTAGCTTTTCCAGATTTAACACGTGCTGCAGTGTACAACAAAGAAGCCAATACTGGATAAGCACAACTACAAGCAAAGTAtcctactcatatattttcacaatgtgtgtgtgtgtgtggtgttagtgtgtgtttgtgttagttagtgtagatagtgggaccgaaaactgaagcacttatgatcctaattatttttggaggtggtaggtatcgtctcagagagtaaggggaaaaatcccagaaaattaaaattatgcataattatgcgtaaatgtgcaaaatatgcatttttctaaaaatggctaaaaaaccacttttatcGGCGTTTCAgacgattctgagcatctttgatttttttcgccTACAtaaaattttctgggacttagaaatgttttggcattgtgcaaaataaatgcatttttgcaaaaatgcacttatgatcctaacttTTTTCGGAGGTGGTagatattgttccagagaggaccagaaaaatagcagaaaattaaaatataattatgcataattatgcaaaatatgcattttctaaaaatggctaaaaaccacttttctcggcctttcatatgattctgagcatttggggggagggagttggagtggggggggggttaggggcaggggggaggcggttagctggcaggatgaagaggagggagatttagacgggtggaaaaccaaaccgctacattgtagcggggttcttctagtacttaAATATAAGGCACAAATAtttcaatactgtagcgaattcgggggacaacgcaaccacaagaactgccgcggccgggaagcgaacccgtatcgtccgcaccgcaggagacatcgctaaccgctcgactaaagggtcagacccgcgagccagcggccagcgtgtcttcttatccatgcacgttgcaataCTTTATTATACTTTTGTTAAGTATATCTTGATCAAAAGTTTAAGGATAAGTATAGTCTGAATATACCTAGACTATTCTGTATACTTCTCAGTATACGCCAAGTATACTTGAGGATAACTTTGTTGAGTATATCTCTCATAAGTACATAAGAAGTAAACTGAAAGTATGCTCTCTTAGTTTAAAGGAAGTATACTTGTGGAAGACTTGAATAAACTTCTTTTTAGTAAGGGATCGCTGATCTGTTAGGTGAATGTTGGCTGTATGGGTGGACACACGTTCTGTACACTGCCCTGGTCTTAAGGGTcctttatgacccgccttcattaaacctctaaactaAAGCAACTTCATCTAATTTAAaaacccaaatctattttgcgtgaagaaacaacctgtcgtTCATCACACCCTgcgtgactatctgggttttccctcttcacagtgcagaaaggcTGCACTTCCACCTGACACCCCTCGTTCTTATGGGGTCAGATTAGGGACCCCAAGACGAGGTCAGTATGATGACGTTGGTGCACAGCTTTtctggaaatatgaacaaaaagtgtttcactttttctaatgttggggtgactGCAGGACAAGTCttcacatttcaggttgaaaaaagatcatTTAGGTTCTTTTCTCTGCTGTCAAACCCTGTCGTGGTCACGTTGACCTGTAAGACAACGGAAGGGTTAATAAAGCTTCTGGCTGAACGCGACTGGAATAAACTGCATAAACTGGACACGAGTATGCAAAATCGATCGCTTTCTAGCGCGTCAATTCCTaaacatgcgcatagaatatgtgtcacgttgggatatatctatatctatatctacatataaatgtaaaaatctgaaaatattggttagtagttaccagaaatcgcggctaagcagttcatttaaatgacccgccaagcttcgtttggaactattcggcggctacatgatccacgtgaccctctcgcattCTGACCCttcattgacgtaactctctctttctagggctctggcctcGCTCAGGTGGGAAAAGCActcgcgtgtatgaaggtgcagtgccagcagggggcgatgattaagaggtgaggGCAGGTTAGAGCtaggggtggggttagggttggggttggggttgggattagggttggggttagggttgggattagggttagggttagggttagggttgggttagggttggggttgggttgggattagggttagggttgggttgggaTTAGGGttgggattagggttagggttggggttagggttgggttgggaTTAGGGttgggattagggttagggttgggttgggattagggttagggttgggttgggaTTAGGGttgggattagggttagggttggggttagggttagggttggggttagggttggggttagggttagggttggggttagggtaaaacgctgtatgcttcttttcctccatgGGGAGCGTTGTAGTCCCGCGATACCAGACAACCCCCAGTCGTCTGGGCTTTCTAAACGCAAGACAATTGCTAGAacggcggcgagaacggccgctaACAAGCCTACGCCTGCTGCTACGCCCCCTACATTTTGTCAAGGACACGCCTGACCGGAAACTATGCTCTCCCCATCCTCCTCCGCAGTGAAACAAGCTGCAGATACAGCGAGTCACTCTGTGCCGCGGAGAGAGCGTTTGAACACATTGAAGGTGGAGGTCCCGAGTAGCGCTACGTCATCTGATCCAGTTTTATCGAACGTGTGTTCAGTCCACAAGGTTGGTGCAATTAAGGATTTGGTTTGTTTAACACTTTTAACCCGGGACAAGAAAGACGTGTTAGCTTGTTTACCAGCTGGTTACGGGGAAAGCTTGGTCTATCAAGCCTGGCCAACTGTCTGCGACTTGTTGTCCGCACAGGGACAGACATCTACGGCGCTGGTCATGCGCCCTCTGCTGTCCATAATGGAGGAGCAGGGGCAgttttgaaagcaaaaggcaTCCCACCCCCATGTGACGGCCCCGCCCCCATGTGACGGCCCCGCCCTATagactttggattggttctgcaatgaacggttttttaaactctaattgtttccacccagttttagaAACGAAAGCTGGGAGAATGTCCTCCGTCTCTAGTTGAGCGACGCGTTTAGAGGCCGACTTGTGAGTctactggcattgagttaatcatcgccccctgctggcactgcaccttcatacaagcgtgtacttttcacgcctgagcgaggcaaaccgtgacagtGACACGTTtgtacacgctttggcgtgacgctgggagaggctccagcacccccgcgaccctgagagcaggataggcggtttggatgatggatggatggatataatatcAAACAAGAGGGCCGCAGCCAGCCTGTGATACGCCAACACAAAGCAAACAATAATCtacacagtagattttaacagaccacacagtagattttagacagatcacacagtagattttagacagatcacacagtagattttaacagatcacacaCTAGATTTTAACggaccacacagtagattttagacagatcacacagtagattttagacagatcacacagtagattttaacagatcacacaCTAGATTTTAACggaccacacagtagattttagacagatcacacagtagattttaacagatcacacaCTAGATTTTAAcagaccacacagtagattttagacagatcacacagtagattttagacagatcacacacTAGATTTTAAcagaccacacagtagattttagacagatcacacagtagattttaacagatcacacagtagattttagacagatcacacagtagattttaacagatcacacagtagattttagacagatcacacagtagattttagacagaccacacagtagattttaacagatcacacagtagattttaacagatcacacagtagattttagacagatcacacagtagattttagacagaccacacagtagattttagacagatcacacagtagaatttagacagatcacacagtagattttagacagaccacacagtagattttaacagatcacacagtagattttaacagatcacacagtagattttagacagaccacacagtagattttaacagatcacacagtagattttagacagatcacacagtagattttagacagatcacacagtagattttag
The DNA window shown above is from Lampris incognitus isolate fLamInc1 chromosome 16, fLamInc1.hap2, whole genome shotgun sequence and carries:
- the sdsl gene encoding serine dehydratase-like; the encoded protein is MNDRTMPEHFHINTPLLESVSMSRRAGTAVYLKMENSQPSGSFKIRGIGHLCQQMAGRSKGVVCSSGGNAGMAAAYVAKKMGLPATIVVPSSSPQLVVQKLQTQGATVTVTGKVWDDANAEALRLAEVEGLTYVPPFDHPLLWQGHAGIMPEIAASMGPNLKPGAVVVSVGGGGLLCGVVQGLKELGWTDVPIVSMETVGADCFNAAVKAGRVVTLDDITSEAKCLGAKSVCKTAFEYSQSGAPPIISELVTDRQALQAVETFLDEERVLVELACGAALAAVYSGVICRLQQEGQLKTPLGALVVIVCGGSSINMEQLNTLRHKLHT